From the Euphorbia lathyris chromosome 6, ddEupLath1.1, whole genome shotgun sequence genome, one window contains:
- the LOC136233309 gene encoding tropinone reductase-like 3, translating to MTKISKRFQGKVAIVTASTQGIGFAIAERLGLEGASVVISSRKQKNVDEAAEQLKAKGIQVLGVVCHVSNAQQRKNLIDKTVQKYGKIDVVVSNAAANPSTEGILETKEAVLDKLWDINVKASILLLKDAVPHLKKGSSVILISSISGYSPPASMAMYGVTKTALLGLTKALAAEMAPDTRVNCIAPGFVPTHFAGFITENDAMRGEIEAKTLLNRLGTTDDMASAAAFLASDDSSYITGETLVVAGGMPSRL from the exons ATGACTAAAATCTCCAAAAGATTTCAAGGTAAGGTAGCCATTGTTACCGCTTCTACTCAGGGTATCGGCTTCGCCATCGCAGAGAGACTTGGTCTCGAAGGAGCCTCCGTCGTTATCTCTTCTCGCAAACAG AAAAATGTAGATGAGGCTGCTGAGCAACTTAAAGCTAAGGGTATTCAAGTGTTGGGTGTTGTTTGTCATGTGTCAAATGCACAACAAAGGAAGAATCTCATCGACAAAACAGTTCAG aaATATGGGAAAATAGATGTGGTTGTATCAAATGCTGCAGCTAATCCATCTACTGAAGGCATTTTGGAGACCAAAGAAGCTGTCCTTGACAAGCTCTGGGACATTAATGTCAAAGCCTCTATCCTTCTCCTAAAg GATGCAGTTCCACACTTGAAGAAGGGCTCTTCAGTTATTCTGATTTCCTCTATCAGTGGCTATAGTCCTCCAGCTTCCATGGCTATGTATGGAGTGACGAAGACAGCTCTTCTCGGGCTTACTAAG GCTCTTGCTGCTGAAATGGCACCTGATACTCGTGTGAACTGTATAGCGCCTGGATTTGTACCAACCCATTTCGCCGGGTTCATCACAGAAAATGATGCAATG AGGGGGGAGATTGAGGCGAAAACGTTACTCAACAGACTCGGCACAACAGACGACATGGCCTCAGCGGCTGCCTTTCTAGCATCTGATGATTCTTCATACATAACGGGAGAAACTTTGGTTGTGGCTGGAGGGATGCCTTCTAGACTTTAG